A DNA window from uncultured Methanoregula sp. contains the following coding sequences:
- a CDS encoding multiprotein bridging factor aMBF1 translates to MQCEMCGEPIRGAPKLVRVEGAELQVCSKCEKFGTEVQQVRRTDLARPAQVRPGAAKSVPASPSAYRKKDLFDYMEGDIVDDYNERIRRARMEKGLSQKDLAMQMKEKEHLIQKIENRDLIPEENVRKKLEKVLGIQLVDAPVDEAEKKVQSKLAPTLGDLTIIRKAKKQ, encoded by the coding sequence ATGCAGTGCGAAATGTGTGGTGAACCTATCCGCGGCGCCCCGAAACTTGTCCGGGTTGAAGGGGCCGAGCTGCAGGTCTGCAGCAAATGCGAGAAATTCGGCACTGAAGTGCAACAGGTCCGGAGAACCGATCTTGCCCGTCCCGCCCAGGTCCGGCCCGGGGCAGCCAAAAGCGTGCCGGCATCCCCGTCCGCATACCGGAAGAAGGATCTCTTCGATTATATGGAAGGGGATATTGTCGATGACTACAATGAGCGGATCCGCAGGGCACGGATGGAGAAGGGGCTGTCCCAGAAAGATCTTGCAATGCAGATGAAGGAGAAAGAGCACCTTATCCAGAAGATCGAGAACCGCGACCTGATTCCGGAGGAGAACGTCAGGAAAAAACTCGAAAAAGTGCTGGGTATCCAGCTGGTCGATGCCCCCGTGGATGAGGCGGAGAAGAAGGTGCAGAGCAAGCTCGCCCCCACCCTCGGCGATCTCACCATCATCCGGAAAGCAAAAAAACAATAA
- a CDS encoding LysE family translocator, whose translation MISGNLFGTHDFFIFLLSGILLNIVPGQDTLYILGRSLSQGRSAGIVSVLGIGSGCLIHVTAAALGLYAVLTLCPLAFFIITAFGGLYLVWLGISPWLHRHPISAGFVSAPASAPVNLRVVYRQGLLTNLLNPKVALFFIAFLPQFIDPASGYGVLSFLFLGGTFMLTGTIWCLILAVSAAAFADALKKSPGIQLGFDIVASLLFIVLGADLLIFHL comes from the coding sequence ATGATCTCCGGGAATTTGTTTGGCACCCATGATTTCTTCATCTTTCTCCTATCCGGGATCCTGCTCAACATCGTGCCCGGCCAGGATACCCTCTATATTCTCGGGAGAAGTCTTTCCCAGGGCCGGTCGGCCGGTATCGTCTCGGTTCTCGGCATCGGCTCCGGCTGTCTTATCCACGTCACTGCGGCAGCACTGGGGCTCTATGCAGTGCTTACGCTCTGCCCGCTCGCGTTCTTTATCATAACGGCATTCGGAGGGCTGTATCTTGTCTGGCTGGGCATCAGCCCGTGGCTGCACCGGCACCCGATCTCTGCAGGATTCGTATCCGCACCCGCCTCTGCTCCGGTCAACCTCCGGGTCGTGTACCGGCAGGGGCTCCTGACCAATCTCCTGAATCCAAAGGTGGCGCTCTTTTTTATCGCATTCCTCCCGCAGTTCATCGATCCCGCATCCGGCTACGGCGTCTTATCCTTCCTCTTCCTTGGGGGCACATTCATGCTGACCGGCACGATCTGGTGCCTGATTCTTGCTGTCAGCGCTGCGGCATTTGCCGATGCCCTGAAAAAGAGCCCGGGGATTCAGCTCGGATTTGACATCGTTGCAAGCCTCCTCTTCATTGTTTTAGGCGCGGATCTGCTCATCTTCCATCTTTGA
- a CDS encoding inorganic phosphate transporter yields the protein MIELAIIAVLLALAFTFTNGFQDASSIAATFIASRSATPKMGIILVAAMSFFGAIGGGSAVAFTLTGLLTLPSPSMVVVVLLAAMLTATVWNLITWKFGMPSSSSHSLVGGLIGAGIAAAGTGSIFWGVDELFGPSPELAGFVKILFFFILSVIIGFAGSYLLHRCTTVLLRNADRTINRKIIALNWCAAAVMAFSNAANDTQKQLGIIALVLFSAGMSAASDVPLWARVVCAILIAIGTLSGGWRIMSTLGRRIFRIEPIHSFDSQFFSAASVGISTIAGAPVSSTQVITMSVLGVGAAENPRKVKWEVGKHILIAMAVTIPVTMLISGLLYLIISPVSGV from the coding sequence ATGATCGAACTTGCCATCATTGCCGTGCTGCTGGCGCTTGCCTTCACGTTTACCAACGGGTTCCAGGATGCCAGTTCGATTGCTGCAACATTCATAGCATCCCGTTCGGCAACGCCGAAGATGGGAATCATCCTTGTTGCAGCAATGTCTTTTTTTGGTGCAATCGGCGGGGGAAGCGCTGTTGCCTTTACGCTGACAGGACTCTTAACGCTCCCCTCCCCGTCGATGGTGGTTGTGGTCCTTCTCGCTGCCATGCTGACGGCAACGGTCTGGAATCTCATAACCTGGAAGTTCGGCATGCCCTCCTCCTCCTCCCATTCGCTTGTCGGGGGGCTCATCGGGGCGGGAATTGCGGCTGCCGGTACGGGGAGCATCTTCTGGGGCGTGGATGAACTGTTCGGCCCGTCTCCCGAACTTGCGGGCTTTGTCAAGATCCTCTTCTTCTTTATCCTCTCGGTCATCATCGGTTTTGCCGGAAGCTACCTTCTGCACCGGTGCACGACCGTCCTCCTCCGGAATGCGGACCGGACGATCAACCGGAAGATCATTGCGCTCAACTGGTGTGCAGCCGCGGTCATGGCGTTCTCGAACGCAGCCAACGATACCCAGAAGCAGCTCGGGATAATCGCGCTTGTCCTCTTCTCGGCAGGCATGTCTGCCGCATCCGATGTTCCTCTCTGGGCCCGGGTAGTCTGCGCCATTCTCATAGCCATAGGGACGCTGTCGGGAGGATGGCGGATCATGAGCACGCTTGGCCGGAGGATCTTCCGGATCGAACCCATCCACTCGTTCGATTCCCAGTTCTTCTCTGCTGCATCCGTTGGCATCTCCACAATCGCCGGAGCTCCCGTCTCCTCAACGCAGGTCATCACCATGTCGGTGCTTGGCGTAGGGGCGGCAGAGAACCCAAGGAAAGTGAAGTGGGAGGTTGGAAAGCATATCCTGATCGCAATGGCGGTTACCATTCCGGTCACGATGCTCATCTCCGGGCTCCTCTATCTCATCATCTCACCCGTATCGGGAGTATGA
- a CDS encoding DUF47 family protein, whose protein sequence is MEKKQQTHQQDEKKSLFSAIFPREYDFEGMLAAQADRTVAGVQVLVSWLKACPLCNPRELEQIENEVDNMRHEMEARLIKSFSTPFDRQDIYSISRQMDYILNISKETAKEMYAFGVTPDRPIIEMAENLLNGTECIARGIKSMGRDKAAVETEIRHARDTYNSLEEIYIAGMADLLKTNDPMHALRMLEIYHHMRYAGRAMRETLDILHNAVIDLA, encoded by the coding sequence ATGGAAAAAAAGCAACAAACCCATCAGCAGGACGAGAAAAAAAGCCTGTTCTCGGCAATCTTTCCCCGGGAGTACGATTTTGAGGGAATGCTTGCCGCGCAGGCCGACCGGACCGTTGCGGGAGTGCAGGTGCTCGTGTCATGGCTCAAAGCCTGTCCGCTCTGCAATCCCCGGGAACTTGAACAGATCGAGAACGAAGTTGATAATATGCGCCACGAGATGGAAGCCCGGCTGATCAAATCATTCTCCACGCCGTTTGACCGGCAGGACATCTACAGCATCTCCCGGCAGATGGACTATATCCTCAACATCTCAAAAGAGACGGCAAAGGAGATGTACGCGTTCGGGGTCACACCGGACAGGCCCATTATCGAGATGGCAGAGAATCTCTTAAACGGTACGGAATGCATTGCCCGCGGGATAAAATCCATGGGCAGGGACAAGGCCGCAGTCGAGACAGAGATCCGCCATGCCCGGGATACTTACAATTCCCTCGAAGAGATCTACATAGCGGGGATGGCGGATCTTCTCAAGACAAACGATCCCATGCATGCGCTGCGTATGCTTGAGATCTACCACCACATGCGGTATGCCGGCCGGGCCATGCGGGAGACGCTCGATATCCTGCACAACGCGGTTATCGATCTGGCTTAA
- a CDS encoding BMP family ABC transporter substrate-binding protein, which produces MKPCLNAILLAIILALMLVVSGCTQRSSTPDPVVYIVYGSEKGDLSYTDAAYRGLAAVQNETPIIIQEFVPRDFETLPDLLNSTKNAERPGLVITVGFQYADFTRKLADAHPDIRFLAIDQAGIGSENLRSYEISSYGDSYLAGVLAASASRTGHAGIIAGMQSDVLDQFLAGYAAGARSVNASIIIDQAYVRQNSTAGFADPVEAGRIAEGMYRNGTDVIFTCAGYSNTGVFVAAANSTGRYVIGTDSDQSPLGPAFVLASAVKRVDRIVYTGVKEHLGGSFTGGNRVVGLADADTAIVYNPRFDSWNATVSAHEDRARDEEAKYLRARAQQAQK; this is translated from the coding sequence ATGAAGCCTTGCCTCAATGCCATCCTGCTTGCTATCATTCTGGCTTTGATGCTCGTCGTATCCGGATGTACCCAGAGATCATCCACGCCGGATCCGGTCGTCTATATCGTGTACGGGTCAGAGAAAGGCGATCTCTCGTATACGGACGCTGCATACCGGGGCCTTGCGGCAGTGCAGAACGAGACCCCGATCATCATACAGGAGTTCGTACCCCGGGATTTCGAAACCCTGCCGGATCTTCTCAACAGCACCAAAAATGCAGAACGGCCGGGACTTGTCATAACAGTCGGGTTCCAGTACGCAGACTTCACCCGGAAACTTGCTGATGCGCACCCGGATATCCGGTTCCTTGCCATCGACCAGGCAGGGATCGGTTCAGAGAATCTCCGTTCGTACGAGATATCCTCGTACGGCGACAGTTACCTTGCCGGCGTCCTTGCGGCATCGGCTTCGAGAACCGGCCACGCAGGGATCATTGCCGGGATGCAGTCGGATGTGCTGGACCAGTTCCTGGCAGGGTACGCAGCCGGGGCCCGATCCGTCAATGCATCCATTATCATTGATCAGGCCTATGTCCGGCAGAACTCGACAGCCGGGTTTGCCGACCCGGTGGAGGCAGGCAGGATCGCCGAAGGCATGTACCGCAATGGCACCGATGTGATCTTCACGTGCGCCGGGTACTCCAACACCGGGGTATTTGTGGCAGCCGCAAACTCGACCGGCCGGTATGTCATCGGCACAGATTCCGACCAGTCGCCGCTCGGACCGGCATTCGTGCTTGCGTCAGCAGTAAAACGGGTGGACCGGATCGTGTATACCGGGGTTAAGGAACACCTTGGCGGATCATTTACCGGGGGAAACCGGGTTGTCGGGCTTGCCGATGCGGATACCGCCATTGTTTACAACCCCCGGTTTGATTCCTGGAATGCGACCGTCAGCGCACACGAAGACCGGGCACGGGACGAAGAAGCGAAATATCTTCGCGCACGGGCTCAGCAGGCGCAGAAATAA